The Anabaena sp. WA102 genome contains a region encoding:
- a CDS encoding TatD family hydrolase, translated as MQLIDTHVHINFDIFQPDLAAVRSRWQEAGVVRLVHSCVHPQEFASIQAIAEQFPELSFAVGLHPLDANKWDQQTATQIKSLASSHSQVVAIGEMGLDFYKADNYEHQHQVFASQLAIACELNLPVIIHCRDAAPAVRDVLQKWRDLHGERVRGVMHCWGGTPEETQWFLDLGFYISFSGTVTFKNAQTIQASAAMVDSDRLLIETDCPFLSPVPKRGEKRNEPAYVRYVAEALAKLRAETIEEIAQKTTQNACRLFGLSL; from the coding sequence ATGCAACTTATAGATACCCACGTACACATTAACTTTGACATCTTTCAGCCAGATTTAGCAGCCGTGCGTTCTCGGTGGCAAGAAGCAGGAGTAGTGCGATTAGTCCACTCCTGTGTTCACCCCCAGGAATTTGCGAGCATTCAAGCTATAGCAGAGCAGTTTCCTGAACTTAGTTTTGCTGTAGGGCTGCATCCTCTAGATGCTAATAAATGGGATCAGCAAACAGCTACCCAAATCAAGTCTTTAGCCAGTTCTCATTCCCAAGTGGTAGCCATTGGGGAAATGGGGTTGGATTTTTACAAAGCAGATAACTATGAGCATCAACATCAAGTATTTGCATCACAATTAGCGATCGCTTGTGAACTCAATTTACCAGTGATCATCCATTGTCGTGATGCTGCACCTGCTGTCAGAGACGTACTGCAAAAATGGCGGGACTTGCATGGAGAAAGAGTACGGGGTGTCATGCACTGCTGGGGAGGGACACCAGAAGAAACTCAATGGTTTCTGGATTTAGGTTTCTATATTAGCTTCAGCGGCACTGTTACCTTCAAGAATGCTCAAACTATTCAAGCGAGCGCGGCTATGGTGGACAGCGATCGCTTGCTGATAGAAACAGATTGTCCATTTCTGTCACCCGTACCTAAACGAGGTGAAAAACGCAATGAACCAGCCTATGTTCGCTATGTAGCGGAAGCACTAGCAAAACTACGAGCCGAAACAATAGAAGAAATTGCCCAGAAAACCACCCAAAATGCCTGTAGATTATTCGGTCTATCATTATAA
- the rpsT gene encoding 30S ribosomal protein S20 encodes MANTKSALKRAQIAERNRLRNKAYKSAVRTLMKKYFSSVEACAANPTTELKQEVEARMSEAYSKIDKAVKTGVLHPNNGARKKSRLAHKHKTLTA; translated from the coding sequence GTGGCGAATACAAAGTCTGCTCTTAAACGCGCACAAATCGCAGAACGTAACCGACTGCGTAATAAAGCATATAAATCAGCCGTGAGAACGCTGATGAAAAAATACTTTAGTTCTGTGGAAGCTTGTGCTGCTAACCCGACAACAGAACTCAAGCAGGAAGTGGAAGCGAGAATGTCAGAAGCTTACAGCAAAATTGATAAAGCTGTAAAAACTGGCGTGCTGCATCCCAACAATGGAGCCAGAAAAAAGTCAAGATTGGCTCATAAACACAAAACCCTTACCGCTTAG
- the hisD gene encoding histidinol dehydrogenase: MLRIITQQADVRSELQRICDRTQDEQVLHKEATVREVLQAVKRQGDKAVLHYTAEFDHQILKAEELKVTGSELDAAYQQVSKDLLQAIRLACQKIEAFHSQRIPKSWVQFGDDEVVLGKRYTPVDRAGLYIPGGRACYPSTVLMNAIPAKVAGVPRVVMVTPVRGGKMVNPAVLVAAQEAGVQEIYRVGGAQAIAALAYGTETIPKVNVITGPGNIYVTLAKKLVYGTVGIDSLAGPSEVLVIADETANPAYVAADLLAQAEHDPMAAAILLTTDAGLAKKVQMAVERQLVDHPRRIDTEKAIAHYGLIVVVESLAAAAELSNEFAPEHLELEVADPWALMNQIRHAGAIFLGSSTPEAVGDYLAGPNHTLPTSGAARYASALGVETFLKHSSIIQYSQTALEKVASAIDILATTEGLPSHADSVKLRVED; this comes from the coding sequence ATGCTGCGAATTATTACTCAGCAGGCAGACGTTAGATCAGAACTTCAACGAATCTGCGATCGCACCCAGGATGAACAGGTACTTCATAAAGAAGCAACAGTCCGCGAAGTGTTGCAAGCGGTGAAGCGCCAAGGCGACAAGGCTGTACTACATTATACAGCCGAATTTGATCACCAAATTCTGAAAGCAGAAGAACTCAAGGTAACAGGATCAGAACTGGATGCAGCCTACCAACAGGTATCCAAGGATTTGCTCCAGGCGATTCGACTAGCTTGCCAAAAAATAGAGGCTTTTCACAGTCAGCGTATCCCCAAAAGCTGGGTACAGTTTGGCGATGATGAAGTAGTTTTAGGCAAACGCTACACCCCAGTAGATCGAGCAGGTTTATATATACCAGGCGGTCGGGCTTGTTATCCCAGTACAGTGTTAATGAATGCCATTCCCGCAAAAGTGGCAGGTGTCCCTCGTGTAGTGATGGTGACACCAGTTAGAGGCGGTAAAATGGTGAATCCTGCGGTTTTGGTAGCGGCCCAAGAAGCAGGAGTTCAGGAAATTTACCGTGTGGGGGGCGCTCAAGCCATCGCAGCTTTAGCCTATGGCACGGAAACTATCCCCAAAGTCAATGTGATTACCGGACCTGGTAATATTTATGTCACCTTGGCTAAAAAGTTAGTTTACGGAACTGTGGGCATTGATTCTTTAGCAGGTCCTAGCGAAGTGCTGGTAATTGCTGATGAAACAGCTAATCCTGCTTATGTGGCGGCGGACTTATTAGCCCAAGCAGAGCATGATCCGATGGCCGCAGCGATTTTGCTGACAACGGATGCGGGGTTGGCGAAAAAAGTGCAAATGGCGGTGGAAAGACAATTGGTAGATCACCCACGGCGGATAGATACGGAAAAGGCGATCGCCCATTATGGTTTAATTGTGGTGGTAGAATCCCTAGCCGCAGCAGCCGAACTTTCCAACGAATTTGCACCAGAACACTTAGAATTAGAAGTTGCCGATCCTTGGGCTTTAATGAACCAAATTCGCCATGCTGGGGCAATTTTCTTGGGTAGTTCCACACCTGAAGCTGTAGGAGACTATTTAGCCGGTCCTAACCATACCTTACCTACTTCTGGTGCTGCCCGTTATGCTTCCGCTTTAGGGGTAGAAACATTTTTAAAACACTCAAGTATTATCCAATACTCACAAACTGCTTTGGAAAAAGTGGCATCTGCCATTGACATCTTAGCAACTACGGAGGGTTTACCTTCTCATGCTGATTCCGTTAAACTCAGGGTAGAGGATTGA
- a CDS encoding homocysteine biosynthesis protein codes for MRTIAEINEKISRKRAVVWTAEELKARVAEIGVAKTAKEVDVITTGTFEPMESSGAIINLGHTDPPIKIRRCWLDGVPAYAGFGAVDLYLGASCPVDSLDGEEVRERGGGHVIEDLIAGKSIQVRAMGQVTDCYPRATFETTVTRDTINQFYLFNPRNLYQNFIVGVNGGDRPLHTYLGPLQPRVGNAVYSNPGSLSPLLNDPDLQLVGIGTRIFLAGGIGYVAWEGTQHFPLQKRLENRTPIGPSATLALIGDAKQMDARWIRGCYFKSYGPSLMMGVGVPLPVLNTGVVERCAVQDKDLVAPIVDFSIPRRVRPTFGLVSYAQLKSGRITIEGRTVRVASLASLFLSRQVAQELKQWITEGKFTLTEPVAPIPMERSFLPQDRWTEF; via the coding sequence ATGCGAACAATTGCGGAAATTAATGAGAAAATCAGCCGAAAACGGGCGGTAGTCTGGACTGCTGAAGAATTAAAAGCGCGAGTTGCTGAAATTGGTGTTGCTAAAACCGCTAAAGAAGTAGATGTAATTACCACTGGCACATTTGAGCCGATGGAATCAAGTGGTGCAATTATTAACTTAGGACATACTGACCCACCGATTAAAATTCGGCGTTGCTGGTTGGACGGAGTTCCAGCTTATGCTGGTTTTGGGGCGGTAGATTTATACTTGGGTGCTAGTTGTCCAGTTGATTCCCTAGATGGGGAAGAAGTGCGAGAACGTGGTGGTGGTCATGTAATTGAGGATTTAATTGCCGGTAAATCTATCCAAGTTCGCGCTATGGGACAAGTTACCGATTGTTACCCTAGAGCCACATTTGAAACCACTGTTACCCGTGACACTATCAATCAGTTTTATTTATTTAATCCGCGCAATCTTTATCAAAATTTTATTGTTGGGGTGAATGGAGGCGATCGCCCACTGCATACCTACTTAGGACCATTGCAACCCCGTGTGGGGAATGCAGTCTATTCTAACCCTGGTTCACTGTCACCCCTCCTCAATGATCCCGATTTACAACTTGTGGGGATTGGGACGAGGATTTTTCTCGCTGGGGGTATTGGTTATGTAGCTTGGGAAGGGACACAACATTTTCCCTTGCAAAAGCGTTTAGAAAATCGGACACCTATCGGACCATCGGCAACTTTAGCGTTAATTGGTGATGCTAAACAAATGGACGCGCGATGGATACGAGGTTGTTATTTTAAAAGCTATGGACCATCTTTAATGATGGGTGTAGGTGTACCACTGCCAGTTTTAAATACTGGTGTGGTAGAACGCTGTGCTGTCCAAGACAAAGACTTAGTAGCACCAATTGTAGATTTTTCAATTCCTCGTCGTGTCCGTCCTACTTTCGGTTTAGTGAGTTACGCTCAACTTAAATCTGGACGTATCACTATTGAAGGCAGGACTGTACGAGTAGCCTCTTTAGCTAGTTTGTTTCTTTCCCGACAAGTAGCCCAAGAGTTAAAGCAATGGATTACTGAAGGGAAATTTACTCTCACTGAACCAGTAGCCCCAATTCCTATGGAGCGTTCTTTTTTACCTCAAGACCGTTGGACGGAATTTTAA
- a CDS encoding tetratricopeptide repeat protein: protein MSESRNRWIVRVVLAFAVVAFVGVSIIPILTAINKPQSSPQNQPTADPKISSSEQKSKLEDQVRGYELVLQKDTENQTALKGLLQARLQLLSQKSQGEVKPADIQAVIEPLEKLAKLNPQQSEYGVLLAQAKQQIGDKEGAAQTYRTILTTKPGDLKALQGMVNLQLSEKRPEAAIGLLQESLAAATQANTIQPGSVDVVAVQVLLGSVYAFQKNDTLAISAYDQAIKKDSQDFRPVLAKAMLFKQQGKLDEAKPLFDSATALAPAQYKDEINRAGAVSEPTPTASATPSPTVTP from the coding sequence GTGTCTGAATCGCGTAATCGCTGGATAGTTAGGGTAGTGTTAGCTTTCGCTGTTGTTGCTTTTGTAGGGGTTTCTATTATACCCATCCTTACAGCGATTAATAAACCCCAATCATCACCACAAAATCAGCCCACTGCTGACCCTAAAATATCTTCATCGGAGCAAAAGTCAAAACTGGAAGATCAAGTTCGGGGTTATGAATTAGTTTTACAGAAAGATACAGAAAATCAAACTGCACTCAAGGGACTTTTACAAGCACGTTTACAGTTATTGAGTCAAAAGAGCCAAGGGGAAGTGAAACCAGCGGATATTCAAGCTGTGATTGAACCTTTGGAAAAACTCGCTAAACTCAATCCCCAACAGTCAGAGTATGGGGTTTTATTAGCACAAGCTAAACAACAAATTGGCGATAAGGAGGGGGCTGCTCAAACTTACCGGACTATTTTAACTACAAAACCGGGCGATTTAAAGGCTTTGCAGGGGATGGTGAATTTGCAATTAAGTGAAAAGCGTCCAGAAGCAGCTATTGGCTTGTTGCAGGAAAGTTTGGCTGCTGCTACTCAAGCTAATACTATTCAGCCGGGAAGCGTGGATGTGGTTGCTGTCCAAGTGCTTTTGGGTAGTGTCTACGCTTTTCAAAAGAATGATACTTTGGCTATTTCTGCTTATGATCAAGCAATTAAGAAAGATTCTCAAGATTTTCGCCCCGTTTTAGCAAAGGCTATGCTGTTTAAACAACAAGGTAAGCTTGATGAAGCAAAACCTTTATTTGATAGTGCGACGGCTTTAGCACCGGCTCAGTATAAGGACGAAATCAATAGGGCTGGAGCGGTTTCTGAGCCTACTCCTACGGCATCAGCTACGCCTTCACCTACGGTCACTCCGTAA
- a CDS encoding TMEM165/GDT1 family protein, which translates to MLTAFTAGLLLITISELGDKTFFIAVILSMHHPRRLVFTGVVAALAAMTVLSVAFGQVVSFLPKQIIHYTEIVLFIAFGLKLIYDANKMAVSATEEVAEEAQEAVEKADLNNSQQKTVWSILLKSFVLTFIAEWGDRTQIATIALAAGNNPIGVTAGAILGHAICAAIAVIGGRLIAGKISERQITFIGGFLFIIFGIVAAIEGQ; encoded by the coding sequence GTGCTAACAGCTTTTACCGCAGGTTTATTACTAATTACCATTTCCGAACTAGGCGATAAAACATTTTTTATTGCTGTGATTCTGTCCATGCACCACCCCCGGCGCTTGGTATTCACTGGTGTAGTAGCTGCTTTAGCGGCTATGACTGTCTTATCAGTTGCATTTGGACAGGTAGTATCTTTTTTACCAAAACAAATTATTCATTACACCGAAATAGTTTTGTTTATTGCCTTTGGTTTGAAGTTAATTTATGATGCCAATAAAATGGCTGTATCTGCTACCGAGGAAGTCGCAGAAGAGGCACAAGAGGCGGTAGAAAAAGCAGATTTAAATAACTCCCAGCAAAAAACTGTTTGGTCAATTTTACTGAAATCCTTCGTATTAACATTTATAGCAGAATGGGGCGATCGCACACAAATAGCCACCATAGCCCTAGCTGCTGGAAATAACCCCATTGGTGTCACCGCTGGTGCAATATTAGGACACGCAATTTGTGCAGCGATCGCCGTCATCGGTGGTAGATTAATAGCAGGTAAAATTTCCGAACGGCAAATTACCTTTATCGGCGGCTTCCTATTTATCATCTTCGGCATAGTCGCCGCCATAGAAGGACAATAA
- the arsM gene encoding arsenosugar biosynthesis arsenite methyltransferase ArsM: MTYLETAAEFYSQVAQTPEIGLCCVQSTPLQLPGLKIPLAMQEMNYGCGTTVHHNELSNEPTVLYVGVGGGLEALQFAYFSRRPGAIIAVEPVEAMREAATRNLQLAAKENPWFDPSFVEIRPGDAFNLPVADASVDVVAQNCLFNIFEPADLTRALKEAYRVLKPGGRLQMSDPIATSPIPAHLQQNEHLRALCLSGALTYQEYTNLIINAGFGQIEIRARRPYRLLDKHNYQLEENLLLESLDSVAFKVEIPADGACIFTGKTAIYAGKEIFFDDKNGHILQRGIPAVVCDKTARNLAVVNPEEIIITDSTWYYDGGGCC, from the coding sequence ATGACCTATTTAGAAACCGCAGCCGAATTTTACAGCCAAGTTGCCCAAACACCAGAAATAGGTCTTTGTTGTGTCCAAAGTACGCCTTTACAACTACCAGGACTGAAAATTCCTCTAGCTATGCAGGAAATGAACTATGGTTGTGGAACTACAGTTCATCACAATGAACTCAGTAATGAACCCACAGTTTTATATGTTGGTGTCGGTGGTGGTTTAGAAGCTTTGCAATTTGCTTATTTTTCTCGTCGTCCTGGTGCGATTATTGCTGTCGAACCTGTGGAAGCTATGAGAGAAGCTGCAACCCGTAATTTACAACTTGCTGCAAAGGAAAACCCTTGGTTTGATCCTAGCTTTGTCGAAATTCGTCCGGGAGATGCTTTTAATTTACCTGTTGCGGATGCTTCTGTAGATGTAGTAGCGCAAAATTGCCTGTTTAATATTTTTGAACCAGCAGATTTAACTCGTGCTTTAAAGGAAGCATATCGGGTATTGAAACCAGGTGGACGCTTGCAGATGAGTGACCCGATTGCAACAAGTCCAATTCCTGCTCATTTACAACAAAATGAACATTTACGCGCTTTGTGTTTATCTGGCGCACTTACATATCAAGAGTATACTAACTTAATTATTAATGCTGGTTTTGGACAAATTGAAATTCGCGCTCGTCGTCCTTATCGCTTATTAGATAAACACAATTATCAATTAGAAGAAAATCTACTTTTAGAAAGTCTAGATTCTGTGGCTTTTAAAGTGGAAATTCCCGCGGACGGTGCTTGTATTTTTACTGGTAAAACAGCGATTTATGCAGGTAAGGAAATATTTTTTGATGATAAGAATGGGCATATTTTACAAAGAGGAATTCCCGCAGTAGTTTGTGATAAAACAGCTAGAAATTTAGCAGTTGTAAATCCTGAAGAAATTATAATTACTGATTCTACATGGTATTACGATGGTGGGGGATGTTGTTAA
- a CDS encoding Rpn family recombination-promoting nuclease/putative transposase — protein MKTDTIFYSLFQAFPSIFFELINNSPTEADVYEFTSREVKQLAFRLDGLFLPTTKDPKKPFYIVEVQFQPDDNLYYRLFAELFLYLRQYKTPHPWQAVIIYPSRNIEREQNLQFGEILLLERVTRIYLDELGESSLGVGVVKLVIETEKAAPALARRLIAQANQQLTDTKIKQDLIKLIETIIVYKLPKKSREEIEAMLGLSELKQTRVYQEALEEGKQEGEAEATRKFTLKLLRTGMNLQQIAELTELSLQQIQALQKEIQES, from the coding sequence GTGAAAACCGATACAATTTTCTATAGCCTATTTCAAGCATTTCCTAGCATCTTTTTTGAACTAATTAATAATTCTCCCACAGAAGCAGATGTTTATGAATTTACCTCTCGTGAAGTTAAACAACTGGCTTTTCGTTTAGACGGTTTATTTTTACCAACCACCAAAGATCCTAAAAAACCATTTTACATTGTCGAGGTTCAATTTCAACCCGATGATAATTTATATTATCGTCTCTTTGCAGAGCTTTTTCTCTACCTGCGACAATACAAAACTCCTCATCCTTGGCAAGCTGTCATCATCTATCCTAGTCGTAATATAGAAAGAGAACAGAATTTACAATTTGGCGAAATCTTGCTACTTGAGCGAGTTACACGCATTTATTTAGATGAGTTGGGAGAGAGTTCTTTAGGGGTGGGAGTTGTTAAACTGGTAATAGAAACAGAGAAAGCTGCACCAGCATTAGCAAGACGCTTAATCGCACAAGCAAACCAACAACTAACTGATACCAAAATCAAACAGGATTTAATTAAGCTGATTGAGACAATTATCGTCTACAAATTACCCAAAAAAAGCAGAGAGGAGATTGAAGCTATGTTAGGTTTAAGTGAGTTGAAACAAACCAGAGTTTATCAAGAAGCTTTAGAAGAAGGTAAACAAGAAGGTGAAGCTGAAGCAACCAGGAAGTTTACTTTAAAATTGTTACGAACTGGCATGAATTTACAACAAATTGCTGAACTTACGGAATTATCTCTTCAGCAAATTCAGGCTTTACAAAAAGAAATTCAAGAATCATAG
- a CDS encoding SUMF1/EgtB/PvdO family nonheme iron enzyme, whose amino-acid sequence MSDNRLQFDVFLAHNSKDKPEVIKIANKLRQGGLNPWLDKEQIFAGDNIQEVVFQGISQSKVGAFFISQNRLGAFQRNLELGAIIQFFLEKKEKGFRVIPILLPDISDIPDELYHLKQWVWIRFTNSNVEEDEEALQDLIRGIRGRKEVILTPQPDPIINPEIKPIPKTAEYFAQDLGNGVILEMVAIPGGTFIMGSPENEEGRTSDESPQHQVTVPPFFMGKYPVTQKQWRAVAALGKVNPSYFKGDNLPVDCVSWNDAQEFCARLSRMANKTYRLPSEAEWEYACRGGTTTPFYCGETISTDLANYHGNYTYGQGQKGQYREKTTEVGIFPANPFGLYDMCGNVWEWCEDGWHENYINAPTDGSAWTSLSSQRKLLSGGSWIYDPAYCRSAFRHYYYLVYDYDNIGFRVVCSCAARTC is encoded by the coding sequence ATGTCTGATAACCGACTACAATTTGATGTTTTCCTTGCTCACAATAGTAAAGATAAACCCGAAGTTATAAAAATTGCCAACAAACTACGACAAGGTGGTTTAAATCCTTGGTTAGATAAGGAGCAAATTTTTGCTGGAGACAATATTCAAGAAGTTGTTTTTCAAGGAATTTCGCAGTCTAAAGTAGGTGCTTTTTTTATTAGCCAAAATAGATTGGGAGCTTTTCAGAGGAATTTAGAACTTGGTGCAATAATACAATTTTTTCTGGAAAAAAAAGAAAAAGGTTTTCGTGTGATTCCTATTTTACTTCCTGATATTAGCGATATTCCAGATGAATTATATCATTTAAAACAGTGGGTTTGGATTAGATTTACTAATTCAAATGTTGAAGAAGATGAAGAAGCATTACAGGATTTAATCCGTGGTATCAGAGGACGGAAAGAAGTTATTCTAACGCCGCAACCAGACCCGATAATTAATCCGGAAATTAAACCCATTCCCAAAACAGCAGAGTATTTTGCCCAAGACTTGGGAAATGGTGTAATTCTGGAAATGGTGGCTATTCCCGGAGGGACTTTTATCATGGGTTCTCCAGAAAATGAGGAAGGCCGAACTTCGGATGAAAGTCCACAACATCAAGTTACTGTTCCCCCCTTTTTCATGGGTAAATATCCAGTTACGCAAAAACAATGGCGGGCTGTAGCTGCACTAGGAAAGGTTAATCCATCTTATTTTAAAGGTGATAATCTGCCTGTTGATTGTGTATCATGGAATGATGCTCAAGAATTTTGTGCCAGACTTTCCCGAATGGCAAATAAAACCTATCGTTTACCTAGCGAAGCTGAATGGGAATATGCTTGTCGTGGAGGAACTACTACCCCGTTTTATTGTGGGGAAACAATTTCTACAGATTTAGCTAATTATCATGGTAACTACACTTATGGGCAGGGACAAAAAGGACAATATCGAGAAAAAACCACAGAGGTAGGAATTTTTCCCGCCAACCCTTTTGGTTTATATGATATGTGTGGGAATGTGTGGGAATGGTGTGAGGATGGGTGGCATGAAAACTATATAAACGCGCCTACCGATGGCAGTGCTTGGACAAGTCTAAGCAGTCAACGTAAACTGCTGAGCGGTGGTTCGTGGATCTACGATCCTGCGTATTGCCGTTCTGCTTTTCGCCACTACTACTACCTCGTTTACGACTACGACAATATTGGTTTTCGGGTTGTTTGTAGTTGTGCGGCGAGGACTTGTTAG
- the arsS gene encoding arsenosugar biosynthesis radical SAM (seleno)protein ArsS (Some members of this family are selenoproteins.), whose translation MITPFFQQLNSPLTKKEINVLQINLGKRCNLACNHCHVEASPKRTEELTPEICQQLITLIEKFPEIKIVDLTGGAPEMNYGFKSLVEAAIKAGKQVIVRSNLTIYFVKGFEDLPDFFAQHQVKIVASLPCYLADNVDKMRGNGVFDQSIKALQWLNKIGYGENPNLVLDLVYNPPLPNSEDFSLTPEQENLEKAYKTFLMENFDIRFNHLFTITNIPVGRTKFHLEKKQLYSRYLHFLESHFNPNTIDGLMCREQLSIDYLGNIFDCDFNQMMNLPAKTSNGEKLTVSKLLEIGSLDIIQEVQTAEYCYGCTAGCGSSCGGAIV comes from the coding sequence ATGATTACACCTTTTTTTCAACAGCTAAATTCACCTTTAACAAAAAAAGAAATTAATGTTTTACAAATTAATTTGGGAAAGCGTTGTAATTTAGCTTGTAACCATTGCCATGTCGAAGCTAGTCCCAAAAGAACAGAGGAACTAACACCGGAAATTTGTCAACAGTTAATTACCTTGATTGAGAAGTTTCCAGAAATCAAAATTGTTGATTTAACTGGTGGCGCTCCAGAGATGAATTATGGTTTTAAGTCATTGGTAGAAGCTGCTATAAAGGCAGGTAAACAGGTAATTGTGAGATCAAATTTGACAATCTATTTTGTGAAGGGATTTGAGGATTTGCCAGATTTTTTTGCTCAACATCAAGTGAAGATTGTTGCTTCTCTTCCCTGTTATTTAGCAGATAATGTGGATAAAATGCGGGGGAATGGTGTTTTTGATCAATCAATTAAAGCTTTGCAATGGTTGAACAAAATTGGTTATGGTGAAAACCCAAATTTAGTTTTAGATTTAGTGTACAATCCTCCATTACCAAATAGTGAAGATTTTTCTTTAACTCCCGAACAGGAAAATTTAGAAAAGGCTTATAAAACCTTTTTGATGGAAAATTTTGATATTAGATTTAATCATCTTTTCACCATTACTAATATACCTGTGGGGAGAACCAAGTTTCATTTAGAAAAAAAGCAGCTTTATTCTAGGTATTTGCATTTTTTAGAGTCTCACTTTAACCCCAACACAATTGATGGTTTAATGTGTCGTGAACAACTTTCAATTGATTATTTAGGGAATATTTTTGATTGTGATTTTAACCAAATGATGAATTTACCTGCAAAAACTAGCAATGGTGAAAAATTGACGGTGAGCAAATTATTAGAAATTGGTAGTTTAGATATAATTCAAGAAGTCCAAACTGCTGAATATTGCTATGGTTGTACTGCGGGGTGTGGTTCTAGTTGTGGTGGCGCTATAGTATAA
- a CDS encoding class I SAM-dependent methyltransferase, translated as MNTLKTQSDNYFKKNWETYQKVLANNYMEHREIYGVLHKLLTDYLPTPFSLLELGCGDASSSVQALLNTTVASYTGIDLSAAALEIAQGNMAQINCEQTFIEDDISKVVEELAENRKQSFDIVTTSFVLHHLSLAQKDKVIEQVFHLLKPKGVFVLIDIVCKEGEDREKFVNRYLENMRQNWTALSSQDMSMIENHISTYDFPETQTTLYQVAQKHNFVRFECLYKDTPESAQFLCLYK; from the coding sequence ATGAATACTCTGAAAACTCAATCAGATAATTACTTTAAGAAGAATTGGGAAACATATCAAAAAGTCTTAGCCAATAATTACATGGAACACCGAGAAATTTATGGTGTTTTGCATAAATTATTAACTGATTACTTGCCAACACCATTTTCCTTACTTGAACTTGGATGCGGTGATGCTAGTTCATCAGTTCAAGCTTTATTAAATACTACCGTTGCCTCCTATACCGGAATTGACTTATCTGCGGCTGCTTTGGAAATTGCCCAAGGCAACATGGCACAAATTAACTGTGAACAAACTTTTATTGAAGACGACATATCGAAAGTTGTTGAGGAACTAGCTGAAAACCGAAAGCAAAGCTTTGATATAGTTACGACTTCCTTTGTTTTACATCATCTAAGTTTGGCACAAAAAGATAAAGTTATTGAGCAAGTATTCCATCTTTTGAAACCCAAGGGTGTATTTGTTTTGATTGACATAGTTTGTAAAGAAGGGGAAGACCGAGAAAAATTTGTTAATCGCTACTTAGAAAATATGCGTCAAAACTGGACTGCACTCTCGTCTCAAGATATGTCCATGATTGAAAATCATATATCTACTTATGATTTCCCCGAAACTCAAACTACTTTGTACCAAGTTGCACAAAAGCACAATTTTGTTCGTTTTGAATGCTTATACAAAGATACTCCTGAATCTGCACAATTCTTATGCCTATACAAGTGA